The following proteins are encoded in a genomic region of Arcobacter suis CECT 7833:
- a CDS encoding ABC transporter permease encodes MISNALKALMANKLKTTLIYLSLIFSIVSIFLISSISNGIITMYSSMLKSDGDIIITQAKISDTFFSNVDINLIEQINKIKGVLESTALIVGASPVEKLPIVAVYGASFNRFKNYELIAGNYPLKDEVIVGKSIYDQLVNKNEIQIANKTFKISGIFKSEIGFENGGVVLTISDAGQIFNKSASMIMVNTELNFNVENIINDIKIISDQIDAKSTQNFVDNYNQFKIIKTSSNVISFIAFSMGLLGIVSLMSITINQRKSEFGIKRALGISTSKIVYSIMSESFILGLTSFISAFVISHIVLFSIKNISSLQGYVNGEISNELAFYIFITSIFMAIFGSIIPALNAAKTDPVELIQGNKI; translated from the coding sequence TTGATTTCTAATGCTTTAAAAGCCTTGATGGCAAATAAACTAAAAACTACTCTTATCTATTTAAGTCTAATTTTTTCAATTGTTTCTATTTTTTTAATTAGTTCTATTTCAAATGGAATAATTACAATGTACTCTTCTATGCTTAAAAGTGACGGTGATATTATCATTACTCAAGCAAAAATTTCTGATACATTTTTTTCAAATGTAGATATAAATTTAATAGAACAAATAAATAAAATAAAAGGAGTACTTGAATCAACTGCTTTAATTGTTGGAGCAAGTCCAGTTGAAAAACTTCCAATTGTTGCTGTTTATGGAGCAAGTTTTAATCGATTTAAAAACTATGAATTGATTGCTGGAAACTATCCATTAAAAGATGAAGTAATTGTTGGAAAATCTATATATGACCAATTGGTAAATAAAAATGAAATTCAAATTGCTAATAAAACTTTTAAAATCTCTGGGATTTTTAAAAGTGAAATTGGTTTTGAAAATGGTGGAGTTGTTTTAACTATTAGTGATGCTGGGCAAATTTTCAATAAATCAGCTTCTATGATTATGGTAAACACTGAACTAAACTTTAATGTTGAAAATATTATCAATGATATAAAAATTATAAGTGACCAGATTGATGCTAAATCAACTCAAAATTTTGTGGATAACTATAATCAATTTAAAATCATAAAAACCTCATCAAATGTTATTTCGTTTATCGCCTTTTCTATGGGATTATTAGGAATCGTAAGTTTAATGAGTATCACAATAAATCAAAGAAAAAGCGAATTTGGAATCAAAAGAGCCTTAGGAATAAGTACTTCGAAAATTGTTTATTCAATTATGAGTGAGAGTTTTATTTTGGGACTTACTAGTTTTATAAGTGCTTTTGTCATTTCACATATTGTTTTGTTTTCTATAAAAAATATTTCAAGTTTACAAGGTTATGTAAATGGTGAAATTTCAAATGAATTAGCTTTTTATATTTTTATAACTTCAATTTTTATGGCTATTTTTGGCTCGATAATTCCTGCTTTAAATGCAGCAAAAACAGATCCAGTTGAGTTAATTCAAGGAAATAAAATATGA
- a CDS encoding inositol monophosphatase family protein gives MKKDLIKIIKKAGNILKEGFYTDKNITFKAKKDLVTQFDVAVEKYLKKKFSKRFKEFNIIAEESDNSNIEFNNSIIIDPIDGTTNFVNGVPHTAISVGVYKNKKPYLAIVYNPILDELYTAKIGKGAFLNGKKLKVSHEDNFQKALLATGFPYTSGTDENDLNDVVKKIKDVLPLCQDLRRLGSASLDLCYVAKGTYEGYYEMNLKPWDVSAGVLILTEAGGIVSNISGGEYNLFEDKYLVASNGKIHNEFIKNLNL, from the coding sequence ATGAAAAAAGATTTAATAAAAATAATAAAAAAAGCTGGGAATATATTAAAAGAGGGATTTTATACGGATAAAAATATCACTTTTAAAGCAAAAAAAGATTTAGTAACTCAGTTTGATGTGGCAGTTGAAAAATATTTAAAAAAGAAATTCTCTAAAAGATTTAAAGAGTTTAATATTATTGCTGAAGAATCGGACAATTCAAATATAGAGTTTAATAACTCAATCATAATTGATCCAATAGATGGAACAACAAACTTTGTAAATGGAGTTCCCCACACTGCAATTTCTGTTGGAGTTTATAAAAATAAAAAACCATATTTAGCGATAGTTTATAATCCAATTTTAGATGAATTATACACAGCAAAAATAGGCAAGGGTGCATTTTTAAATGGTAAAAAACTAAAAGTTAGCCACGAAGATAATTTCCAAAAAGCACTGTTAGCAACAGGATTTCCATACACAAGTGGAACAGATGAAAATGATTTAAATGATGTTGTAAAAAAGATAAAAGATGTATTGCCACTTTGTCAAGATTTAAGAAGATTAGGTTCTGCATCACTTGATTTATGTTATGTGGCAAAGGGAACATATGAAGGATATTATGAAATGAATCTAAAACCTTGGGATGTAAGTGCTGGAGTTTTAATTCTTACAGAAGCAGGAGGAATTGTATCAAATATAAGTGGTGGTGAATATAATTTATTTGAAGATAAATATTTAGTTGCCTCAAATGGTAAAATTCACAATGAATTTATAAAAAATTTAAATTTATAA
- a CDS encoding ABC transporter ATP-binding protein, with product MIKVTNLTHYYNKDLALENINLEIKSGEFIAIIGESGSGKSTLLSILSTLLKPTSGDIVYENINYKDIKNIDDFRKNNIGFIFQFHYLINYLSVKENINLANEKASKEEIFDLLTLLGIENLIDKYPNEISGGQRQRVAIARALINNPKIIFADEPTGNLDSKNSLNVFELFKTFANKGTTIIVATHDKSLAALANKIYEVKDGKIE from the coding sequence ATGATAAAAGTAACAAATTTAACACACTATTATAATAAAGATTTAGCATTAGAAAACATAAACCTAGAGATAAAAAGTGGCGAATTTATAGCAATAATTGGAGAAAGTGGAAGTGGAAAATCTACGCTTTTATCTATTTTATCAACGCTTTTAAAACCAACAAGTGGAGATATTGTTTATGAAAATATAAACTATAAAGATATAAAAAATATAGATGATTTTAGAAAAAACAATATAGGTTTTATTTTCCAATTCCACTATTTAATCAATTATTTAAGTGTAAAAGAAAATATAAATCTTGCAAATGAAAAGGCTTCAAAAGAAGAGATTTTTGATTTATTAACACTTTTAGGAATTGAAAATTTAATAGACAAATACCCAAATGAAATTTCTGGAGGTCAGAGACAAAGAGTTGCCATTGCAAGAGCTTTGATAAATAATCCAAAAATCATTTTTGCAGATGAACCAACTGGAAATTTGGATTCAAAAAACTCTTTAAATGTATTTGAGTTATTTAAAACATTTGCAAATAAAGGAACAACAATTATCGTAGCAACTCACGATAAAAGTTTAGCTGCGTTAGCAAATAAAATTTATGAAGTAAAGGATGGAAAAATTGAATAA
- a CDS encoding metallophosphoesterase, whose product MILSNIQTVDVFVNSAKLNDLKILHLSDLHINKKTNLENVQKLVNLCNDLVFDFCVITGDIIDTKVKFIKEQLQILNTLKFKVYYISGNHDLFYGLEDLKKELSNFIFMDNSCKEFVYKNETVFIAGLPDRFSKFFGIKREEQKIKNYLLNEPSIFISHQPKDYKIALDGNTNLFLCGHTHGGQIYPFHYLVRLVQPFLAGIFYKKNTAIYVNKGLGTWGLKLRYKANAEITIVKLISKSVE is encoded by the coding sequence ATGATCCTTTCTAATATTCAAACAGTTGATGTATTTGTAAATAGTGCAAAACTAAATGATTTAAAAATTTTGCATTTAAGTGATTTGCACATAAATAAAAAAACAAACCTTGAAAACGTACAAAAACTTGTAAATTTGTGTAATGATTTAGTTTTTGATTTTTGTGTTATAACTGGTGATATAATTGATACAAAAGTAAAATTTATAAAAGAACAACTTCAAATTTTAAATACTTTAAAATTTAAAGTTTATTACATAAGTGGAAATCATGATTTATTTTATGGTTTAGAAGATTTAAAAAAAGAACTTTCTAATTTTATTTTTATGGATAATTCTTGCAAAGAATTTGTTTATAAAAATGAAACTGTATTCATAGCTGGTCTTCCTGATAGATTTTCAAAATTTTTTGGTATAAAAAGAGAAGAACAAAAAATAAAAAACTATCTTTTAAATGAACCCTCTATTTTTATCTCTCACCAACCAAAAGATTATAAAATCGCACTTGATGGAAATACAAACCTTTTTTTATGTGGACATACACATGGCGGTCAGATTTATCCTTTTCATTATTTAGTAAGGCTTGTTCAACCATTTCTTGCAGGAATATTTTATAAAAAAAATACAGCTATTTATGTAAATAAAGGCTTAGGAACTTGGGGTTTAAAACTTAGATATAAAGCAAATGCAGAAATAACAATAGTTAAATTAATCTCAAAAAGTGTAGAATAA
- a CDS encoding YceI family protein, giving the protein MFKLLVILSLALFANANNLTVQNGEIKAHTNVFGDSEINPTTKNVKSDLTIENGIESIKGKIYFDTLTLISEKKDRDTNMYKLLNVEKFKTISFDIKSITKNETDYEIKGALTLNGVTKNIKAKIIINQQNNEILLNGGFSFNLTDFNLEPPTMLFLTVRNQIDISYNISLNEVK; this is encoded by the coding sequence ATGTTTAAATTATTAGTAATATTAAGTTTAGCTCTATTTGCAAATGCAAATAACTTAACAGTTCAAAATGGTGAGATAAAAGCTCACACAAATGTTTTTGGAGATAGTGAAATAAATCCAACTACAAAAAATGTAAAATCTGATTTAACAATTGAAAATGGTATTGAATCAATCAAAGGTAAAATTTATTTTGATACCTTAACACTAATAAGTGAAAAAAAAGACAGAGATACAAATATGTATAAGTTATTGAATGTAGAAAAATTCAAAACAATCTCTTTTGATATTAAAAGTATTACAAAAAATGAAACTGATTATGAAATAAAAGGTGCTTTAACATTAAATGGCGTTACAAAAAATATTAAAGCAAAAATTATTATCAATCAACAAAATAATGAGATTTTATTAAATGGAGGTTTTTCATTTAATCTTACAGATTTCAATTTAGAGCCACCAACAATGCTTTTTTTAACTGTTAGAAATCAAATAGATATCTCTTATAATATTTCATTAAATGAAGTAAAATAG
- the glmS gene encoding glutamine--fructose-6-phosphate transaminase (isomerizing) — MCGIVGYIGKKETTKILLDGLKELEYRGYDSAGIAVLKNDRIDVFKALGKLVNLEEKVNATASSDYELGIGHTRWATHGKPTELNAHPHLGEYSYVVHNGIIENYKELKEELTAKGHKFVSQTDTEVIVHLFENFYNQLNDTKKAFQNTILRLEGAFSILLITKADPKKIFFFKHGSPLIVAKGNEKEEVLFSSSDAPLIGLASSVVYLEDGVGGIASAESIEFFNDNYSWSILPTSKQFAQKDGYRFFMEKEIYEQSSVVSDCMLGRIKDNEILFDEIEKSIIDGINEIKICACGTSYHAGLTASYLFERLSKVKCNVEIASEFRYKEPLLTKDTLFIVISQSGETADTLEALKMAKNAGLKTLVVCNVDNSSMTRVADATILTRAGIEKGVASTKAFSTQTVVLWMMALFFAKAKNVISNETMQQELHTLREVPKTLCISDKIHEKMKRLSKRYLHGHGFFFIGRDVFYPLALEGALKLKEISYLHAEGYPAGEMKHGPIALADPELFTIALMPQNLLYDKIKSNVEELSARDSTICAISPLDFDLADDFVKINKTDHYMLEFFEMLVVLQLFSMEISIRLGNDVDMPRNLAKSVTVE; from the coding sequence ATGTGTGGAATAGTTGGATATATTGGTAAAAAAGAGACAACAAAAATTTTATTAGATGGTTTAAAAGAGTTAGAGTACAGAGGTTATGATAGTGCTGGAATTGCTGTTTTAAAAAATGATAGAATTGATGTTTTTAAGGCTTTAGGAAAACTCGTAAATCTTGAAGAAAAAGTAAATGCAACAGCTTCAAGTGATTATGAATTAGGAATTGGTCATACAAGATGGGCAACACACGGAAAACCAACAGAATTAAATGCCCATCCACATTTAGGAGAATACTCTTATGTTGTTCATAATGGAATTATTGAAAACTATAAAGAATTAAAAGAAGAGTTAACAGCCAAAGGTCATAAATTCGTATCTCAAACAGATACAGAAGTTATAGTTCACCTATTTGAAAATTTTTATAACCAACTAAACGACACAAAAAAAGCTTTTCAAAATACTATTTTAAGACTTGAAGGTGCTTTTTCGATTCTTTTAATTACAAAAGCAGATCCAAAAAAAATATTTTTCTTTAAACACGGAAGCCCTTTAATCGTAGCAAAGGGAAATGAAAAAGAGGAAGTTTTATTTTCTTCTTCTGATGCTCCTTTAATTGGATTAGCTTCAAGTGTTGTTTATTTAGAAGATGGAGTTGGTGGAATTGCTAGTGCTGAATCAATAGAGTTTTTTAATGATAATTACTCTTGGTCAATCTTACCAACTTCAAAACAATTTGCTCAAAAAGATGGATATAGATTTTTTATGGAAAAAGAGATTTATGAGCAAAGTTCAGTGGTTAGTGATTGTATGCTTGGAAGAATAAAAGATAATGAAATTTTATTTGATGAAATTGAAAAATCAATAATAGATGGAATCAATGAGATTAAAATCTGCGCTTGTGGGACTTCATATCACGCAGGATTAACAGCTTCATATCTTTTTGAAAGGTTATCAAAAGTTAAATGTAATGTAGAAATTGCAAGTGAGTTTAGATACAAAGAGCCACTTTTAACAAAAGATACTTTATTTATCGTAATTTCTCAAAGTGGAGAAACAGCTGATACTTTAGAAGCTTTAAAAATGGCAAAAAATGCAGGTCTTAAAACACTTGTTGTTTGTAATGTTGATAACTCTTCAATGACAAGAGTAGCTGATGCAACTATTCTTACACGTGCAGGAATTGAAAAAGGAGTAGCTTCAACAAAAGCATTTTCAACTCAAACAGTTGTTTTATGGATGATGGCTTTATTTTTTGCAAAAGCGAAAAATGTAATTTCAAATGAAACTATGCAACAAGAGTTACATACTTTAAGAGAAGTTCCAAAAACTCTTTGTATTAGTGATAAAATCCATGAAAAAATGAAAAGATTATCAAAAAGATATTTACATGGACATGGATTTTTCTTTATCGGTAGAGATGTATTTTATCCACTAGCCCTTGAAGGTGCTTTAAAATTAAAAGAGATTTCATATTTACATGCTGAGGGTTATCCAGCAGGTGAAATGAAACATGGACCAATTGCTTTAGCTGATCCAGAACTTTTTACAATTGCACTTATGCCACAAAATTTACTTTATGACAAAATCAAATCAAATGTAGAAGAGTTAAGCGCACGAGATAGTACTATTTGTGCAATATCTCCACTTGATTTTGATTTAGCAGATGATTTTGTAAAAATAAATAAAACAGACCATTATATGTTAGAATTTTTTGAAATGCTAGTTGTTTTACAACTATTTTCAATGGAAATTTCAATAAGACTTGGAAATGATGTAGATATGCCAAGAAATCTTGCTAAATCTGTAACAGTAGAATAA
- a CDS encoding Na/Pi cotransporter family protein produces the protein MKKYLSYILLAFLCYLLYINEDSKYIVAGVGIFIIGMYFMEDGFKLFSGGILERLVAKSTSTVSKSVFLGITATAILQSSSLIAIIVISFLSAKIISLAGALGVVFGSAVGTTTTTWIVSTLGLKIDIAAFALPLIIFGVIFRFYKNKNIQGLGNILLGLGFIFLGIGYMKDGFEDLKEGIDLAQFSVNGYMGIIIYAFIGMVATIIVQSSTATLALTITALSTGQIMYTNAMAIAVGANIGTATTAALGAMVSNANSKRMAVGLFIFKGVTAIVTLCLLYFLVDLIDYLAEILGIAPDDWAMKLALFHTFFNLAGLIVFSFFIPRLVIFLKKLFVEDVGSYIQKTKYLDMEVIAVPFAALKATRKETIHLYENASEVLSHAIMLHRHRYLEKNDISSVVKESTDIIELNIDDFYQTRIKSLYSDIIYYSTYFINNLENEKKGYLYDLRTACRDIAEAVKNTKELQQNISKYLSSNNDYIKDEYNYLREAIAKTINTINEIKNSKDELDVLSKSELLKEYLKSLDVISTGRIDVLIREKRIDKKMATTLLNDSAHAYTIINKLINVAKVLWIEDSTIKQLGEDYEAGKNL, from the coding sequence ATGAAAAAATATTTATCATATATATTATTAGCATTTTTATGTTATTTGCTTTATATAAATGAAGATTCGAAATATATAGTTGCAGGAGTTGGGATTTTTATCATTGGTATGTACTTTATGGAAGATGGATTTAAGCTTTTTAGTGGTGGAATTCTCGAAAGATTAGTTGCAAAAAGTACAAGTACTGTTTCGAAATCGGTATTTTTAGGAATCACTGCAACAGCAATTCTTCAAAGTTCGTCATTAATAGCAATTATTGTAATCTCTTTTTTATCAGCAAAAATAATTTCGCTAGCAGGTGCGTTAGGTGTTGTTTTTGGATCAGCTGTTGGAACAACTACGACAACTTGGATAGTTTCAACTTTAGGTTTAAAAATTGATATTGCAGCTTTTGCACTTCCTCTGATTATTTTTGGAGTAATTTTTAGATTTTATAAAAATAAAAATATTCAAGGATTAGGAAATATACTTTTAGGTTTAGGATTTATTTTTTTAGGTATTGGATATATGAAAGATGGATTTGAAGATTTAAAAGAGGGAATAGATTTAGCACAATTTTCAGTAAATGGATATATGGGAATTATTATTTATGCATTTATTGGAATGGTTGCAACAATAATAGTTCAATCAAGTACAGCAACTCTAGCTCTAACAATTACAGCTTTATCAACGGGGCAAATAATGTATACAAATGCTATGGCAATTGCCGTTGGTGCAAATATTGGAACAGCAACAACAGCAGCTTTGGGAGCTATGGTATCAAATGCAAATAGTAAAAGAATGGCCGTTGGATTATTTATTTTTAAAGGTGTTACCGCTATTGTAACCTTGTGTCTTTTATATTTTTTAGTAGATTTGATTGATTATTTAGCTGAAATTCTTGGTATCGCACCCGATGATTGGGCTATGAAATTGGCACTTTTTCATACTTTTTTTAATTTAGCTGGTCTTATTGTATTTTCATTTTTTATTCCACGATTAGTAATATTTTTGAAAAAACTTTTTGTGGAAGATGTTGGCTCATATATACAAAAAACAAAATATTTAGATATGGAAGTAATAGCTGTTCCTTTTGCTGCATTAAAAGCTACAAGAAAAGAGACTATTCATTTGTATGAAAATGCAAGTGAAGTTTTAAGTCATGCTATTATGTTACATAGACATAGATATTTGGAAAAAAATGATATATCGAGTGTTGTAAAAGAATCAACAGATATAATCGAGTTAAATATAGATGATTTTTATCAAACTAGAATTAAATCTTTATATAGTGATATAATTTATTATTCAACTTATTTTATAAATAATTTAGAAAATGAAAAAAAAGGCTATTTGTATGATTTAAGAACTGCTTGTAGGGATATAGCTGAAGCTGTAAAAAATACAAAAGAGTTACAACAAAATATAAGTAAATATCTTTCAAGTAATAATGATTACATAAAAGATGAATATAATTACCTAAGAGAAGCTATTGCTAAAACCATAAACACGATAAATGAGATTAAAAATAGTAAAGATGAACTAGATGTTCTTTCAAAATCTGAATTATTAAAAGAGTATTTAAAAAGTTTAGATGTAATATCAACGGGAAGAATAGATGTTTTAATTAGGGAAAAAAGAATTGATAAAAAAATGGCAACTACTTTATTAAATGATAGTGCTCATGCTTATACTATAATTAACAAACTAATAAATGTAGCTAAAGTATTGTGGATAGAAGATTCAACTATAAAACAATTAGGAGAAGATTATGAAGCTGGAAAAAATTTATGA
- a CDS encoding response regulator, with protein sequence MKILIIEDDTKIINFLKKGLVEECYIVDSSTNGDEGLYLASVNEYDLILLDVMLPIKDGIEVCKALRASKNQTPIIMLTAKDSIEDKIKGLDIGANDYLAKPFSFAELLARIRVQLRTTNSSQTKISIADLELDLLNKTAVRANENITLTAKEFALLEYLIKNKDRVLSETTINSALSSFEDSNISNIVNVYIYRLRNKIDKNFDNKLIKTVRGIGFKISDK encoded by the coding sequence ATGAAAATTTTAATAATAGAAGACGACACAAAAATAATTAACTTTTTAAAAAAAGGATTAGTTGAAGAATGTTATATAGTTGATTCTTCAACAAATGGTGATGAAGGTTTATACCTTGCTAGTGTAAATGAGTATGATTTAATTTTACTCGATGTTATGCTTCCAATTAAAGATGGAATCGAAGTTTGTAAAGCCCTAAGAGCCTCGAAAAATCAAACTCCAATTATCATGTTAACAGCCAAAGATTCCATTGAAGATAAAATTAAAGGTTTGGATATTGGAGCAAATGATTATTTGGCTAAACCTTTTTCTTTTGCAGAATTACTTGCAAGAATTAGAGTACAACTACGAACCACAAATTCAAGCCAAACAAAAATTTCAATAGCTGATTTGGAACTAGATTTATTAAATAAAACAGCAGTTAGAGCAAATGAAAATATAACTTTAACAGCAAAAGAGTTTGCCCTACTTGAATATCTAATAAAAAACAAAGATAGAGTTTTGAGTGAAACTACTATAAATTCAGCTTTATCTTCATTTGAAGATTCAAATATTAGTAATATTGTAAATGTTTATATTTATAGATTAAGAAATAAAATAGATAAGAATTTTGATAATAAACTGATTAAAACAGTTCGAGGAATAGGATTTAAAATAAGTGATAAATAA